One window from the genome of bacterium encodes:
- a CDS encoding IS630 family transposase: protein RVRSWLGRHPRFHLHFTPTSSSWLNLVERWFRELTVKRLRRGSFDNVPVLKKAIADYIATSNQNPHIFVWIATVESIMRKIAKCKEACDALH from the coding sequence GCGGGTCAGAAGCTGGTTGGGGCGGCATCCGCGTTTCCACCTGCACTTCACGCCGACGTCTTCGTCATGGCTCAACCTGGTCGAGCGTTGGTTCCGGGAGTTGACGGTGAAGCGGCTGCGGCGAGGCAGCTTCGACAATGTGCCTGTTCTGAAGAAGGCGATCGCGGACTACATCGCCACCAGCAACCAGAACCCGCACATATTCGTCTGGATCGCCACCGTCGAAAGCATCATGCGCAAGATAGCCAAATGCAAAGAAGCGTGTGACGCACTACACTAG